One segment of Acidimicrobiales bacterium DNA contains the following:
- a CDS encoding dihydrodipicolinate synthase family protein: protein MTTSNGTGPDRPLLHGVCAAMSSPFDDSGESVDEGRLRDHVESLVEAGVHGLVLAAGTGEFAFLSAAEKDHIFRVGIDQVADRIPVICQTSAITTVDAIENSRAAIDLGASAVMVLPPYFEGPFERGVLYHYEKLARAIDAPIVLYNIPAQSGFDITPDLYRRLIAMENIDYIKDSTGDLIRLQQLLGIGGHVLAGADPLAPFALMAGSAGWIWGAANVMPHECVALYDHITAGRHAEAMDLWRRMLPANLYFWDNPHEAEYNSAVKTAANMVGRTVGPCRRPVLPMTHQGRVGLQAALSTLPVNGVHRDRLVFREWEDERDWLVQMTDHAGVGRARPKGTAR from the coding sequence ATGACCACCAGCAACGGCACCGGACCCGACCGGCCGCTCCTCCACGGCGTCTGCGCCGCCATGAGCTCCCCGTTCGACGACAGCGGCGAGTCCGTCGACGAGGGGCGCCTACGCGACCATGTCGAGAGTCTCGTAGAGGCCGGCGTACACGGCCTGGTGCTGGCTGCCGGAACCGGCGAGTTCGCCTTCCTGTCGGCCGCCGAGAAGGACCACATCTTCCGGGTCGGCATCGACCAGGTGGCGGACCGCATCCCGGTGATCTGCCAGACCTCGGCCATCACCACGGTGGACGCCATCGAGAACTCCCGGGCCGCCATCGACCTGGGGGCTAGCGCCGTGATGGTCCTCCCCCCGTACTTCGAGGGACCGTTCGAGCGTGGCGTGCTGTACCACTACGAGAAGCTGGCCCGGGCCATCGACGCCCCGATCGTGCTGTACAACATCCCGGCCCAGTCCGGCTTCGACATCACCCCGGACCTGTACCGCCGGCTCATCGCCATGGAGAACATCGACTACATCAAGGACTCCACCGGCGACCTGATCCGCCTCCAGCAACTCCTGGGCATCGGCGGCCACGTGCTGGCCGGGGCCGACCCGCTGGCTCCGTTCGCCCTCATGGCCGGCAGCGCCGGATGGATCTGGGGCGCGGCCAACGTCATGCCGCACGAGTGCGTAGCCCTCTACGACCACATCACGGCCGGTCGCCACGCCGAGGCCATGGACCTGTGGCGACGGATGCTCCCGGCCAACCTCTACTTCTGGGACAACCCGCACGAGGCCGAGTACAACTCGGCGGTCAAGACGGCAGCCAACATGGTTGGCCGGACCGTCGGCCCGTGCCGCCGCCCAGTACTACCCATGACCCATCAGGGCCGCGTCGGCCTCCAGGCCGCACTGTCCACCCTCCCCGTCAACGGGGTGCACCGGGACCGCCTGGTCTTCCGAGAATGGGAGGACGAGCGGGACTGGCTCGTCCAGATGACCGACCATGCCGGCGTGGGCCGTGCTCGACCAAAGGGAACTGCCCGATGA
- a CDS encoding CoA transferase: protein MSDAPTSDPIRAGRGALGHLRVADFSRVLAGPMATMVLADLGADVVKVEQPGVGDETRTWGPPWWGDGEEAASTYYLGLNRNKRSIALDLRDPDDLDVASRIALGADVVVDNFRVGTMARFGLDRDSLAERRPDLITCSVTGFGSTGKGAELAGYDFLVQAMSGVMAITGRAEGEPTKVGSAVVDKLTGLYAAIAILAAVEERRVSGLGQHVEVSLMGSALAGLLNVGSSHVVAGTDPVRQGNRHPSIVPYQPYRTADGVLAVAAASPSLWEKLCTALDREVWLTDERFANNEARMVHADELEAEIEGALAERSTAEWLECLRAAGIPAGPINTVRGAFRDAAELGLDPVDELDDGGTTGGRPGPFRSVRSPIRMSATPPTVRRRPPNNDEHGREVRSEVED, encoded by the coding sequence GTGTCCGACGCTCCTACTTCCGATCCGATCCGTGCTGGGCGCGGAGCTCTCGGCCACCTGCGGGTTGCGGACTTCAGTCGGGTTCTGGCCGGTCCCATGGCGACAATGGTGCTGGCCGACCTGGGGGCGGACGTGGTCAAGGTCGAACAGCCTGGCGTGGGCGACGAGACGCGCACCTGGGGCCCGCCGTGGTGGGGGGACGGCGAGGAGGCGGCCAGTACCTACTACCTGGGCCTGAACCGCAACAAACGCAGCATCGCCCTGGACCTACGGGACCCCGACGACCTGGACGTAGCCAGCCGCATCGCCCTAGGGGCCGACGTGGTGGTCGACAACTTCCGGGTTGGGACGATGGCCCGGTTCGGCCTCGACCGGGACTCGTTGGCCGAGCGGAGGCCGGACCTCATCACGTGTTCGGTAACCGGCTTCGGCAGCACAGGGAAGGGTGCCGAATTGGCCGGATACGACTTCCTCGTACAGGCCATGAGCGGCGTGATGGCCATAACCGGTCGGGCTGAGGGCGAGCCGACAAAGGTTGGGTCGGCCGTGGTCGACAAGCTCACCGGGCTCTACGCGGCGATTGCCATCCTGGCCGCCGTGGAGGAGCGTCGGGTCAGTGGCCTCGGCCAGCATGTCGAAGTGTCACTGATGGGCTCGGCCCTGGCCGGGCTACTGAACGTGGGTTCGAGCCATGTGGTGGCTGGCACCGACCCGGTTCGGCAGGGCAACCGCCACCCGTCCATCGTCCCGTATCAGCCCTATCGCACGGCCGACGGGGTGCTGGCCGTCGCGGCGGCCAGCCCGTCGCTGTGGGAGAAGCTCTGTACGGCGCTGGACCGGGAGGTCTGGCTGACTGACGAGCGGTTCGCCAACAACGAGGCTCGTATGGTTCATGCTGACGAGCTGGAAGCCGAGATTGAGGGTGCCTTGGCCGAGAGGTCGACGGCCGAGTGGCTGGAGTGCCTGCGGGCCGCTGGCATTCCGGCTGGCCCCATCAACACGGTCCGCGGGGCATTTCGGGACGCCGCCGAGCTGGGCTTGGACCCGGTCGACGAATTAGATGATGGGGGAACGACGGGTGGTCGGCCGGGGCCGTTCCGTTCGGTTCGGTCGCCTATCCGGATGTCGGCCACCCCGCCGACGGTTCGCCGTCGACCACCGAACAACGATGAGCATGGCCGGGAGGTGCGCTCCGAAGTGGAGGACTGA
- a CDS encoding MBL fold metallo-hydrolase, with translation MTDDLRAKKPATSFVRADLEAFGASLPPDDGTDAADVAQGFIATRTEPVIEKIHPNPWLPISWDLSKSDFVQGPCPDTVNPSLWRQAGFNAQHGLYEVIDGFYQVRGFDTSTATFIRGNEGWVVIDPLTTTETARAAFELVTEHLGSRPVTAVIYTHSHVDHFGGILGMVEQERIDAGEVPIVAPEGFLREAVAENLLAGPAMGRRAMYQFGMLLPWDEQGHVDQGLGKGVPTGSSALVPPTIEITETGQELVLDGIRVEFQLTPETEAPAEMHFYFPEHRALCMAENCTGTMHNVLTLRGALVRDALMWSRYIDEALDRWGEVSDVVFASHGWPHWGGEAVRGYLTRQRDLYRWLHDQAMRLINLGHTPNEISAAIDLPPGLWDDYLCHGYYGTVSHNVRAVYQRYLGFYDGHPSSLEPYEPVEAGNRYVDFMGGMDHLLEQARVSYEAGDHRWVAEVLRHAVFADPSCEEARLLQADAFEQLAYRAESGPWRDIYLTGAQELRNGSLTLESTSRPRPELVTGMDLQQAFDLIAASLDGPAAVAVGPLAVNWHITDQDTAVRIELSNGTMHSVPNRTYPTPDVMVRGDRAAIERMIAEGATIDALLDDGSLVAEGNVNGLRSLFACVTPFPRFYNIIEP, from the coding sequence ATGACCGATGACCTACGGGCCAAGAAGCCCGCTACGTCCTTCGTGCGAGCCGACCTCGAGGCCTTCGGCGCCTCCTTGCCGCCCGACGACGGCACCGACGCAGCCGATGTGGCTCAGGGCTTCATCGCCACCAGGACCGAGCCGGTCATCGAGAAGATCCACCCGAACCCGTGGCTGCCTATCTCCTGGGACCTCTCGAAGTCGGACTTCGTCCAAGGGCCATGCCCCGACACCGTCAACCCGTCGCTTTGGCGCCAGGCCGGCTTCAACGCCCAACACGGCCTCTATGAGGTGATCGACGGCTTTTACCAGGTACGAGGCTTCGACACCTCGACCGCAACTTTCATCCGAGGCAATGAGGGGTGGGTGGTAATCGACCCGCTGACCACCACCGAGACGGCCCGGGCAGCTTTCGAGCTCGTTACTGAGCACCTTGGGTCTCGTCCAGTGACCGCTGTGATCTACACCCACTCCCACGTCGACCACTTCGGTGGGATTCTCGGCATGGTGGAACAGGAGCGCATCGACGCCGGCGAGGTTCCGATCGTGGCCCCGGAAGGGTTCCTCCGAGAGGCAGTGGCCGAGAACTTGTTGGCCGGGCCAGCCATGGGCCGACGGGCCATGTACCAGTTTGGGATGCTCCTCCCCTGGGACGAACAGGGACACGTCGACCAGGGGCTGGGAAAGGGCGTGCCCACCGGATCCTCGGCGCTGGTCCCGCCGACCATCGAGATCACCGAAACCGGCCAGGAACTGGTGCTGGATGGCATCCGGGTGGAGTTCCAACTCACTCCGGAGACCGAGGCGCCAGCCGAGATGCACTTCTATTTTCCCGAACACCGGGCCCTGTGCATGGCCGAGAACTGCACCGGCACCATGCACAACGTGCTTACCCTGCGAGGAGCCCTCGTTCGCGATGCCCTCATGTGGAGCCGCTACATCGATGAGGCCCTAGACCGTTGGGGTGAGGTGTCCGACGTGGTGTTCGCCAGTCATGGATGGCCCCACTGGGGTGGTGAGGCGGTCCGGGGCTACCTGACCCGCCAACGTGATCTCTACCGGTGGCTACACGATCAAGCGATGCGGCTCATCAACCTGGGGCACACCCCGAACGAAATCTCGGCGGCTATCGACCTTCCGCCCGGCCTATGGGATGACTATCTGTGCCACGGCTACTACGGCACGGTCAGCCACAACGTCCGGGCGGTCTACCAGCGCTACCTCGGCTTCTACGACGGCCACCCCTCCAGCCTCGAGCCGTACGAGCCGGTGGAGGCCGGAAATCGCTACGTGGACTTCATGGGGGGCATGGACCATCTACTGGAACAAGCCCGGGTCTCCTACGAGGCCGGCGACCACCGTTGGGTGGCTGAAGTCCTCCGGCATGCCGTGTTCGCCGACCCGAGTTGTGAAGAAGCCCGCCTATTACAGGCCGACGCCTTCGAACAACTGGCCTACCGGGCCGAAAGCGGACCGTGGCGTGACATCTACCTAACCGGGGCCCAGGAACTGCGCAACGGCTCGCTGACCCTTGAGTCGACGAGCCGGCCCCGCCCCGAGCTGGTCACCGGCATGGACCTCCAACAGGCCTTCGATCTCATCGCCGCCTCACTGGACGGACCGGCCGCCGTGGCCGTCGGCCCACTGGCCGTGAACTGGCACATCACCGACCAGGACACCGCGGTGCGGATCGAGCTTTCAAACGGGACTATGCACTCCGTCCCCAACCGGACCTACCCCACGCCCGACGTGATGGTCCGAGGCGACCGGGCGGCCATCGAGCGCATGATCGCTGAGGGCGCCACTATTGACGCCTTGCTGGACGACGGTTCGCTGGTTGCCGAGGGCAACGTGAATGGCCTCCGATCCCTGTTCGCTTGCGTAACGCCGTTCCCGCGCTTCTATAACATCATCGAGCCCTAA
- a CDS encoding trimethylamine methyltransferase family protein, with protein MTDTSVEPELGRVRRGRDARAAKRRTRTRSWLPELERRIPWVNLLSDDQVQVIHDASMDVVEEVGVEFRCDDALALWRDAGAAVDGARVRLDREHLMALVGTAPSSYTMVARDPTHTVTVGNGKTIFTPSYGAPYVLGLDGTRRPGTLEDFKNFTKLNHLSPALHMSGGVVCEPMDVPVPKRHLYMTQNLLTYSSKPFMGAVTSKERAEDSLHMAGIVFGQDVVRDTTVMTCLANGNTPLVWDKTMLDSVRVFAAANQATLFSPFVLGGASTPASTVGAVIQVNIEALTGVAFSQLVRAGAPALYGQWVSTVSMKTGAPQAGTPEVCHMNLLTAQMARHYGLPSRCSGSCSSSKMVDAQAGYEAARNMYGVLMAGTNFVLSTTGYLESAMCQSYAKWVLDSEQLEMMYRLGSGVSFDDLNEVLDTMREVPPGGHHLGTAHTLANFQTAFSMPEMMNSDNYEQWLADGALSAEDRATAKCRQLLEEYEEPALDDDVRAELDEFVARRDAELPDLVS; from the coding sequence ATGACCGATACCTCAGTCGAACCTGAACTGGGTCGCGTCCGGCGGGGACGTGACGCCCGAGCCGCTAAGCGCCGCACCAGGACCCGCTCCTGGCTTCCTGAGCTGGAACGCCGAATCCCATGGGTAAACCTGCTATCCGACGACCAGGTGCAGGTCATACACGACGCTTCGATGGACGTCGTGGAGGAGGTCGGAGTGGAGTTCCGCTGTGACGACGCCCTCGCCTTGTGGCGAGACGCCGGAGCTGCCGTGGACGGCGCCCGGGTGCGCCTCGACCGCGAGCATCTGATGGCCCTCGTCGGCACCGCCCCCTCTTCGTACACCATGGTGGCCCGGGACCCGACCCACACAGTGACGGTAGGTAACGGAAAGACCATCTTTACGCCGTCCTACGGCGCCCCGTACGTCCTGGGTCTGGACGGCACCCGGCGCCCAGGGACCCTGGAGGATTTCAAGAATTTCACCAAGCTCAACCACCTGTCGCCGGCCCTGCACATGTCGGGCGGCGTGGTCTGCGAGCCGATGGACGTCCCGGTCCCCAAGCGACACCTCTACATGACCCAGAACCTGCTGACCTACTCGTCCAAGCCGTTCATGGGGGCCGTGACGTCAAAGGAGCGGGCCGAGGACAGCCTGCACATGGCGGGGATCGTCTTCGGCCAGGACGTCGTGCGCGACACCACGGTCATGACCTGCCTGGCCAACGGCAACACTCCCCTCGTCTGGGACAAGACCATGCTGGACAGCGTCCGGGTGTTCGCGGCGGCCAACCAGGCCACCCTGTTCAGTCCCTTCGTGCTGGGCGGTGCCTCCACACCGGCCTCGACGGTGGGCGCCGTCATCCAGGTCAACATCGAGGCCCTGACCGGCGTGGCGTTCTCGCAACTGGTCCGGGCTGGTGCCCCCGCCCTTTACGGCCAGTGGGTGTCCACGGTCTCTATGAAGACCGGCGCCCCGCAGGCCGGCACGCCGGAGGTCTGCCACATGAACCTGCTCACCGCTCAGATGGCCCGCCACTATGGGCTGCCGTCGCGATGCAGCGGATCCTGCTCTAGCTCCAAGATGGTTGACGCCCAGGCCGGCTATGAGGCGGCCCGCAACATGTACGGCGTGCTCATGGCCGGCACCAACTTCGTGCTGTCCACCACCGGCTACTTGGAGAGCGCCATGTGCCAGTCCTACGCCAAGTGGGTCCTGGACAGCGAACAGCTGGAGATGATGTACCGACTGGGCAGCGGCGTGTCGTTCGACGACCTCAACGAGGTGCTGGACACCATGCGCGAGGTCCCACCCGGCGGACACCACCTGGGCACCGCCCATACCCTGGCCAACTTCCAGACTGCCTTCTCGATGCCCGAGATGATGAACAGTGACAACTACGAGCAGTGGCTGGCCGACGGCGCCCTCAGCGCCGAGGACCGGGCCACCGCGAAGTGCCGCCAGCTCCTCGAGGAGTACGAGGAGCCGGCCCTGGACGACGACGTCCGTGCCGAGCTCGACGAGTTCGTGGCCCGCCGCGACGCCGAACTCCCCGACCTGGTCTCATGA
- a CDS encoding acyl-CoA dehydrogenase family protein: MVTGPGLHIDDPSDPSLDLTMSDGARPLYDQVRSFIADEVEPVTLEFHRLGAERTDHWGYHPGQLDILAELKAEARRAGLWNFFLPDAETGEGLSNLDYAYIAAELGKNPLASESLNCSAPDTGNMEVLERVGTPEQKEQWLEPLLNGEIRSAYAMTEPDLASSDAKNIACRAVLDGEEWVINGTKYYISGAGDPRCKVMITMVQTSPDGPPHRRQSQILVPIDNPGVTIDHPMHVFGDDDAPHGHMHITFDDARVPASNILLGEGRGFEISQMRLGPGRIHHCMRSIGAAERAIELMCRRGLHREAFGKTIAHLGKNMEVVSRARIEIEAMRLMVLRAARAMDTMGNAEARVWISAVKAMVPERVCRIIDEAIQVHGATGVSQWTPLSRMYTQQRTLRLADGPDEVHHFVVGRFELNRYQDGPGPVPMLGHTGPVFSSP; the protein is encoded by the coding sequence ATGGTCACTGGCCCCGGCCTGCACATCGATGACCCGAGCGACCCATCGCTGGACCTGACCATGTCCGATGGGGCCCGGCCTCTCTACGACCAGGTCCGGTCGTTTATCGCCGACGAGGTGGAGCCGGTCACTCTCGAGTTCCACCGGCTCGGGGCCGAGCGCACCGACCACTGGGGATACCACCCGGGGCAGCTGGACATCCTGGCGGAGCTCAAGGCCGAGGCCCGACGGGCCGGCCTGTGGAACTTCTTCCTTCCCGACGCCGAGACCGGCGAGGGCCTGTCCAACCTGGACTATGCCTACATCGCTGCTGAACTGGGGAAGAACCCCCTGGCTTCGGAAAGTCTTAACTGCTCGGCCCCCGACACCGGGAATATGGAGGTCTTGGAGCGGGTCGGCACCCCGGAGCAGAAGGAGCAGTGGCTAGAGCCCCTCCTGAACGGCGAGATCCGGTCGGCCTACGCCATGACCGAACCCGACTTGGCTTCCTCGGACGCCAAGAACATTGCCTGCCGGGCCGTCCTGGACGGCGAGGAGTGGGTGATTAACGGGACCAAGTACTACATCTCGGGTGCCGGCGACCCCCGGTGCAAGGTAATGATCACCATGGTGCAGACCAGCCCCGACGGTCCCCCACACCGCCGGCAGTCGCAGATCCTCGTCCCTATCGACAACCCGGGGGTCACCATCGACCACCCGATGCATGTGTTCGGCGACGACGACGCTCCCCACGGTCACATGCACATCACCTTCGACGACGCCCGGGTCCCGGCGTCGAACATCCTGCTCGGCGAGGGTCGGGGCTTCGAAATCTCCCAGATGCGACTCGGGCCGGGACGCATACACCACTGCATGCGCTCAATCGGGGCCGCCGAGCGGGCCATCGAGCTCATGTGCCGGCGGGGCCTGCACCGCGAGGCCTTCGGGAAGACCATCGCCCACCTGGGCAAGAACATGGAGGTGGTCTCCCGGGCCCGAATCGAGATCGAGGCCATGAGGCTGATGGTCCTGCGAGCCGCTAGGGCCATGGACACCATGGGTAACGCTGAGGCCCGGGTGTGGATCAGCGCCGTGAAGGCCATGGTGCCCGAGCGGGTCTGCCGGATCATCGACGAGGCCATCCAGGTGCATGGAGCCACTGGGGTCTCCCAGTGGACCCCTCTGTCTCGGATGTACACCCAGCAACGCACCCTCCGGCTAGCCGACGGCCCCGACGAGGTCCATCACTTCGTCGTCGGCCGCTTCGAGTTAAACCGCTACCAGGACGGCCCCGGGCCGGTGCCCATGCTGGGCCACACCGGTCCCGTCTTCTCCAGCCCCTGA